One genomic window of Evansella cellulosilytica DSM 2522 includes the following:
- a CDS encoding small, acid-soluble spore protein, alpha/beta type: protein MGRRRGVMSDQFKEELAKELGFYDTVQKEGWGGIRAKDAGNMVKRAIELAEQQLSNRSSQ from the coding sequence GTGGGTCGAAGACGAGGTGTAATGTCAGATCAATTTAAAGAGGAACTGGCAAAAGAACTTGGCTTCTATGACACTGTCCAAAAAGAAGGATGGGGTGGCATTCGTGCAAAGGATGCAGGTAACATGGTGAAACGCGCAATAGAGCTCGCTGAGCAACAACTATCGAATCGTTCAAGTCAATAA
- a CDS encoding Veg family protein encodes MAKTLIEIKRSLDENVGKRITILANGGRRKTIERSGLLEGTYPSVFTIKLDQDEYAVERVSYSYTDILTETVKLSLADEVDVELEAAENA; translated from the coding sequence ATGGCAAAAACTTTAATTGAGATTAAACGGTCTTTGGATGAGAATGTAGGTAAAAGAATTACGATACTAGCAAATGGTGGTCGACGTAAGACGATTGAGAGATCTGGTTTGTTAGAGGGGACATATCCATCTGTATTTACAATTAAGTTAGATCAAGATGAATATGCTGTTGAAAGAGTGTCGTATAGCTACACAGATATCTTAACAGAGACAGTTAAACTCTCTTTAGCAGATGAAGTTGATGTGGAATTGGAAGCTGCGGAGAACGCATAG